The Syngnathus acus chromosome 3, fSynAcu1.2, whole genome shotgun sequence genome includes a window with the following:
- the tlnrd1 gene encoding talin rod domain-containing protein 1, with protein sequence MASGGSGKSTSEGSISTPSGSLQQRKRLSSICDTCKGKMQLVADLLLLSSETRPVMTSEGVAVADTFDQCRDTVIARTKELSILTHDIQSQLNMGRFTEVGDRLLEMADLVVSLTECSAHAAYLAAVETTGSQPCLPGLVDRYKVTRCRHEVEHSCSVLRVTPLLNLTPQLLLELSQNISTNLKTLTDISSLASERSRDRFGKEQFKLSVKSMSTSGTAFLACVKEVKTQPSELTRNRCVLFSAALVQAVNTLVGFATEPQFLGRAASISTEGKGVQTAVLGGAMSVVSACVLLTQGLRDVAQHPESSSKMADYRERLRNSACAVSDGCTLLTQALRERSSPRTLPPVNSQSVT encoded by the coding sequence ATGGCTAGTGGTGGCTCTGGCAAATCGACTAGTGAGGGATCCATCAGCACACCCAGTGGCAGTCTTCAGCAGAGAAAGCGCCTTTCGTCTATCTGTGACACATGTAAGGGCAAAATGCAGCTGGTGGCCGACCTCCTCCTGCTGTCCAGTGAGACCAGGCCAGTCATGACTTCTGAGGGTGTGGCAGTGGCAGACACCTTTGACCAGTGTCGCGATACGGTCATTGCAAGGACGAAAGAGCTCTCTATTCTCACCCATGACATACAAAGCCAGCTCAACATGGGCCGATTCACAGAGGTGGGGGACCGCCTGTTGGAGATGGCTGATCTAGTGGTTTCTTTGACTGAGTGCTCTGCCCATGCTGCGTATCTGGCAGCAGTAGAGACCACCGGctcacagccctgcttgcctGGTCTTGTGGACCGTTACAAAGTGACCCGTTGTCGGCATGAGGTTGAACATAGCTGCAGCGTCCTCCGAGTCACCCCACTGCTGAACCTCACTCCCCAGCTCCTCCTCGAGCTCTCCCAGAACATCTCCACCAACCTCAAGACTCTGACAGACATCTCGTCGCTGGCCAGCGAAAGGTCCAGGGACCGCTTTGGAAAAGAGCAGTTCAAACTAAGCGTCAAGAGCATGAGCACTAGCGGCACTGCTTTCCTGGCTTGCGTGAAAGAGGTCAAAACTCAGCCCAGCGAGCTAACAAGGAATCGTTGTGTCCTCTTCAGTGCCGCACTGGTCCAAGCAGTCAATACGCTGGTCGGCTTTGCCACAGAGCCTCAGTTCCTGGGGAGAGCTGCAAGTATTTCTACTGAAGGGAAGGGTGTACAGACTGCAGTGTTAGGGGGTGCCATGAGTGTGGTTTCAGCGTGTGTCCTCCTCACCCAGGGACTCAGGGATGTTGCCCAACACCCTGAGAGCAgctccaaaatggccgactacCGGGAACGCCTACGGAACTCGGCGTGTGCTGTGTCAGATGGCTGCACCCTGCTCACACAGGCACTCAGAGAGCGCTCGTCTCCTAGGACTCTGCCGCCAGTCAACTCTCAATCTGTGACCTAG